In a single window of the Prochlorococcus marinus str. AS9601 genome:
- a CDS encoding tRNA (5-methylaminomethyl-2-thiouridine)(34)-methyltransferase MnmD encodes MFELIEVLTKDGSYSLRSEFFQENFHSLLGALEETKSKFTATSNLQRFKGKSLNVLDICFGLGYNSASLLNELIKQNSYLNLYALEIDKNPLEYSLRNESFLKLWDPKVKKIFESLYRKDYFEDLFFKCSILWGDAREKINIIPSTINFDLIYLDGFSPQKCPQVWTIEFLSKVTEKLNPHGYLITYSSSAAVRNTLRNLGLEIFTIKPSFKNRTFWSQGTVAISKFDKNKLKPNFNFEKLSLMEEEHLLTKASIPYRDQDLNSSKNDIIRRRLDEQLFSNLLSTNKWREKWGM; translated from the coding sequence TTGTTTGAATTAATAGAAGTTTTAACTAAAGATGGCAGTTATTCTTTAAGAAGTGAGTTTTTTCAAGAGAACTTCCATAGTTTATTGGGCGCATTGGAGGAAACAAAGTCAAAGTTTACAGCTACTTCTAATTTGCAAAGATTTAAGGGCAAATCTCTTAATGTTTTGGATATATGTTTTGGTTTAGGATACAATTCCGCTTCTTTATTAAATGAATTAATTAAACAAAACTCATATTTAAATTTATATGCCTTGGAGATTGATAAAAATCCCCTTGAATATTCGCTTAGGAATGAATCTTTCCTTAAATTATGGGACCCAAAAGTCAAAAAAATATTTGAATCACTTTATCGAAAAGATTACTTTGAGGATCTATTTTTTAAATGCAGTATTTTATGGGGTGATGCTAGAGAAAAAATCAACATTATTCCTTCTACTATTAATTTCGATCTGATTTATTTGGATGGTTTTTCTCCTCAAAAATGCCCTCAGGTATGGACGATTGAATTTTTATCCAAAGTCACAGAAAAACTTAATCCTCATGGTTATTTAATAACTTATTCTTCATCAGCAGCAGTAAGAAATACCTTAAGAAATCTAGGATTAGAAATTTTTACTATTAAGCCAAGTTTTAAAAACAGAACTTTTTGGAGTCAGGGAACTGTCGCAATATCAAAATTTGATAAGAATAAATTGAAACCTAATTTCAATTTTGAAAAGTTATCTTTAATGGAAGAAGAACATCTGTTAACTAAAGCTAGTATTCCATATAGAGATCAAGATTTAAACTCAAGTAAGAACGATATAATCAGGAGAAGATTAGATGAGCAATTATTCTCAAATCTATTATCTACAAATAAATGGAGGGAGAAGTGGGGAATGTGA
- the acs gene encoding acetate--CoA ligase → MSLDKKNSINNILEEKRIFLPSKKFAENSNISTQEELLSLKKQASNNPIQFWESFAKSELDWFEPFQTVLDNENAPFFKWFKEGKLNITYNCLDRHIKRGLGGKTALIWEGEPGDSKKYTYEELLKEVCKAANALKAIGVKKGDLVCIYMPMIPEAMFAMLACARIGAPHSVVFGGFSSEALKDRLIDGNARFVITADGGFRKDKVIELKKAVDAAIESGADKVVEKVVVVQRSQKQISMIDDRDFWWHELLKDQKDHCEPEIMNSEDRLFILYTSGSTGKPKGVVHTTGGYNLWSHLTFKWIFDLKDDDIYWCTADVGWITGHSYIVYGPLSNGATTLMYEGVPRPSNLGAFWEIVQKYKVSIFYTAPTAIRAFMKSGREIPDKYNLESLRLLGTVGEPINPEAWMWYKDVIGKDKCPIVDTWWQTETGGVMISPLPGVVATKPGSATFPLPGIEVEIVDKNGDKVKENEGGYLIIKKPWPGMMRTIHGNSERYLESYWEYITFKGEKNVYFAGDGARIDEDGYIWIMGRVDDVISVSGHRLGTMEIESALVSHKSVAESAVVGKKDDLKGEVIVAFVSLEKDVKSSSELVENLKNHVVNEIGIIAKPEKIIISDSLPKTRSGKIMRRILRSLAAGEKISGDISTLEDSSVLEKLKELS, encoded by the coding sequence ATGTCATTAGATAAAAAAAATTCAATCAATAACATACTTGAAGAAAAGAGAATTTTCCTTCCATCAAAAAAATTTGCAGAAAACTCAAATATTAGTACTCAAGAAGAATTACTAAGTCTAAAAAAACAAGCATCAAATAATCCTATTCAATTTTGGGAATCTTTTGCAAAATCGGAACTAGATTGGTTTGAGCCATTTCAAACTGTATTAGATAACGAAAATGCGCCCTTTTTTAAATGGTTCAAAGAAGGGAAACTCAATATTACATATAACTGCTTAGATAGACACATTAAGAGAGGGCTTGGAGGAAAGACCGCACTTATATGGGAGGGCGAACCCGGAGATAGCAAAAAATACACTTACGAAGAACTTCTAAAAGAGGTATGTAAAGCAGCTAATGCATTAAAAGCAATTGGTGTAAAAAAAGGAGATTTGGTTTGTATTTATATGCCGATGATTCCTGAAGCAATGTTTGCGATGTTAGCTTGTGCAAGAATTGGTGCTCCTCATTCAGTTGTCTTCGGAGGATTTTCTTCAGAAGCTTTAAAAGATAGGTTAATTGATGGAAACGCCAGATTTGTTATTACTGCTGATGGTGGCTTTAGAAAAGATAAGGTGATTGAACTTAAGAAAGCAGTTGATGCGGCCATTGAAAGTGGGGCAGATAAAGTTGTTGAAAAAGTCGTTGTTGTTCAACGATCTCAAAAACAAATTTCGATGATTGATGATAGAGATTTTTGGTGGCACGAATTATTAAAAGATCAAAAAGATCATTGTGAACCAGAAATAATGAATAGCGAAGATAGACTTTTTATTCTTTATACTTCAGGCTCTACTGGAAAGCCCAAAGGTGTAGTTCACACTACAGGTGGATACAATCTTTGGTCCCATTTGACATTTAAATGGATTTTTGACTTAAAAGATGACGATATTTACTGGTGTACTGCTGATGTTGGTTGGATTACAGGTCATAGTTACATAGTTTATGGGCCTTTATCCAATGGTGCTACAACCTTAATGTATGAGGGAGTGCCAAGACCCTCAAATTTGGGAGCTTTTTGGGAGATTGTTCAAAAATATAAGGTTTCTATTTTTTATACTGCACCAACAGCAATAAGGGCATTTATGAAGTCTGGGCGTGAAATACCCGATAAATATAATTTGGAGAGTCTTAGACTTTTGGGCACTGTTGGAGAACCAATTAATCCTGAAGCATGGATGTGGTACAAGGATGTTATTGGTAAAGATAAATGCCCTATTGTTGATACTTGGTGGCAAACTGAGACTGGTGGAGTGATGATAAGTCCCTTGCCTGGAGTCGTTGCTACAAAGCCAGGTTCCGCCACTTTCCCTCTGCCAGGAATCGAAGTTGAAATTGTCGATAAGAATGGAGATAAGGTTAAGGAGAACGAGGGTGGCTATTTAATTATTAAGAAACCTTGGCCAGGAATGATGAGAACAATTCACGGAAACTCAGAGAGATATTTGGAGAGTTATTGGGAATATATTACCTTTAAAGGAGAAAAAAATGTTTATTTTGCTGGAGATGGAGCACGCATTGATGAAGATGGATATATATGGATTATGGGCAGAGTTGATGATGTCATAAGTGTTTCAGGACATCGGTTAGGAACAATGGAAATAGAATCTGCTTTGGTAAGTCATAAATCAGTTGCAGAGTCTGCAGTCGTTGGCAAAAAAGATGATTTAAAAGGTGAAGTTATAGTCGCTTTTGTATCTCTAGAGAAAGATGTGAAAAGTTCTTCAGAATTAGTAGAGAATTTAAAGAATCATGTTGTTAATGAAATTGGAATTATCGCAAAGCCTGAAAAAATTATAATTTCTGACTCTCTTCCGAAAACACGTAGTGGAAAAATTATGAGGCGAATTTTAAGATCTTTGGCTGCTGGAGAAAAAATTAGTGGTGATATTAGCACTCTTGAAGATAGTTCTGTTTTGGAAAAGCTGAAAGAATTATCCTAA
- the aroA gene encoding 3-phosphoshikimate 1-carboxyvinyltransferase codes for MKMNNIRTIKGGVNLKGKVKVPGDKSISHRALIIGSIANGETTIEGFLHSEDPLSTADCLRKLGVNIPEIKKNEPFTISGLGLDGLKEPKEILNCGNSGTTMRLLMGLLAGQEDKNFILTGDISLNERPMGRVGKPLSLMGGKIFGREKGNKAPISIDGNKLKGCVIGTPVASAQVKSAILLAGLKASGTTSVIEPASSRDHTERMLKAFGADISVRGELGRNVVIKSGGKLIGQRILIPGDISSASFWMIAASIVPNSEVLIQNVGLNPTRTGILNVMDSMGCNYEILDKSTIAGEPIGSIKVKSSNNLKSFTIEGDILPKLIDEIPILTVAACFCNGVSEIKDAQELRVKETDRLKVMARQLQKFGAEVTEKEDGLIINGQSKFNSAEVDSETDHRVAMSLAIASLLAKGTSKIMRADAASVSYPTFWEDLATLTN; via the coding sequence TTGAAAATGAATAATATCCGCACAATAAAAGGTGGAGTTAATTTAAAAGGAAAAGTAAAAGTACCTGGAGATAAATCTATTTCTCATAGAGCTTTAATAATAGGAAGTATTGCTAATGGTGAGACGACTATTGAGGGGTTTTTACATTCTGAAGATCCACTTTCAACTGCTGATTGTCTTAGGAAATTAGGTGTAAACATACCAGAAATAAAGAAAAATGAGCCTTTTACGATTTCAGGTTTGGGTCTTGATGGATTAAAAGAGCCCAAAGAAATTCTAAATTGTGGGAATTCGGGAACCACCATGAGATTATTAATGGGGTTACTTGCCGGTCAAGAAGACAAGAATTTTATCTTAACAGGTGACATTTCTCTTAATGAAAGGCCAATGGGGAGAGTGGGCAAACCATTATCGTTGATGGGTGGCAAGATTTTTGGTAGAGAGAAAGGAAACAAAGCTCCAATCTCAATTGATGGGAATAAACTAAAAGGTTGTGTTATTGGTACACCAGTAGCGAGTGCTCAAGTAAAATCTGCAATCTTATTGGCAGGACTCAAAGCTTCTGGGACCACCTCTGTTATTGAACCAGCATCTTCAAGAGATCATACTGAAAGGATGTTAAAAGCTTTTGGAGCAGATATCAGCGTCAGAGGAGAATTAGGAAGGAATGTAGTCATCAAATCAGGGGGGAAGTTAATTGGCCAGAGAATATTGATTCCCGGAGACATAAGCTCTGCTTCTTTTTGGATGATTGCCGCATCTATTGTTCCAAATTCGGAGGTTTTAATTCAGAATGTCGGATTAAATCCTACTAGAACTGGAATTTTAAATGTAATGGATTCAATGGGGTGCAATTATGAGATTTTAGATAAATCGACCATTGCAGGTGAACCTATTGGATCTATTAAAGTAAAGTCTTCAAATAATTTAAAATCATTCACTATTGAAGGTGATATCCTCCCAAAACTTATAGACGAAATTCCTATTCTTACTGTGGCTGCTTGTTTTTGTAATGGAGTTTCTGAAATTAAGGATGCCCAAGAATTAAGAGTTAAGGAGACAGATCGATTAAAAGTCATGGCACGACAGTTACAAAAATTCGGTGCTGAAGTAACAGAGAAAGAGGATGGGTTAATTATTAATGGGCAATCAAAATTTAATTCTGCAGAAGTAGACAGTGAGACAGATCATCGAGTAGCAATGAGTCTTGCTATTGCTTCACTTCTTGCTAAAGGTACCTCAAAAATCATGAGAGCAGATGCTGCTAGCGTCTCGTATCCCACTTTTTGGGAAGACCTTGCCACACTAACTAACTAG
- a CDS encoding N-acetylmuramoyl-L-alanine amidase has product MIKFLENKLLHYLSVFLFLNSSIFPVKSSSALAAWAINNNGVLELRTKSNTNLKAYFQKTNQISGDRFWVDFPGELKNPRTIKGNGPIKEIRLGKPDKGKTRLVIEFKEETYLNPLTWQMVGLDQNRWRIKLFNPKYSFKKIGEGLVEKKRENIKANQNLIHKKKNNYGYLKLPELKRNKFEVVIDPGHGGPDPGAIGIGGIRETDVVLEVSKIVKNLLSEKGVKVMLTRTNEVDLDLPPRVSIANNTNADIFVSIHANASRGKRKDINGLETFYYRGWRGRLLAKRIQKQILRVSPGSPDRGVKQGRFYVIKNTRMPAVLVEIGFLTGRLDARRLEKITHRKRLAYAIAKGILEYLDKVG; this is encoded by the coding sequence ATGATAAAGTTTTTAGAAAATAAACTTCTTCATTATTTATCCGTTTTTTTATTTTTAAATTCTTCAATCTTTCCAGTTAAATCTTCAAGTGCACTTGCGGCATGGGCTATAAATAATAATGGGGTTTTAGAATTAAGAACTAAATCAAATACTAATTTAAAAGCATACTTTCAGAAGACTAACCAAATATCGGGAGATAGATTCTGGGTAGATTTTCCAGGAGAATTAAAAAATCCCAGAACAATAAAAGGTAATGGCCCAATAAAAGAAATTAGATTAGGTAAACCAGACAAGGGTAAAACAAGACTAGTAATTGAATTTAAGGAAGAGACTTATTTGAACCCTTTGACTTGGCAAATGGTTGGCTTAGATCAAAATAGATGGAGAATTAAACTATTTAACCCAAAATATTCATTCAAAAAGATTGGTGAAGGTTTAGTTGAAAAGAAAAGAGAAAATATCAAAGCAAATCAAAATTTAATTCATAAGAAGAAAAACAATTATGGTTACTTGAAACTACCAGAGTTAAAACGAAATAAGTTTGAGGTTGTAATCGATCCAGGGCATGGCGGACCTGACCCAGGAGCAATAGGTATTGGTGGTATTAGAGAAACAGATGTTGTCCTAGAGGTTTCAAAAATAGTTAAAAATTTACTTTCTGAGAAAGGTGTCAAAGTAATGTTGACTAGAACAAATGAAGTTGATTTGGATTTGCCTCCAAGAGTTTCCATTGCTAATAATACGAATGCAGATATTTTTGTAAGTATTCATGCAAATGCCTCAAGAGGTAAAAGAAAAGACATAAATGGATTGGAAACATTTTATTACAGAGGGTGGAGAGGAAGATTACTCGCGAAAAGAATTCAAAAACAAATTTTAAGAGTTTCCCCTGGTAGTCCTGATCGAGGAGTTAAACAAGGTCGATTTTATGTAATTAAAAATACTAGGATGCCCGCAGTCCTTGTAGAAATTGGATTTTTAACGGGAAGATTGGATGCAAGAAGATTAGAAAAAATAACCCATCGAAAAAGATTAGCCTATGCAATTGCAAAAGGCATCCTCGAATATTTAGATAAAGTAGGGTGA
- the murI gene encoding glutamate racemase, which yields MILKIGIFDSGIGGFTILNSLLKTRKDVKVFYLADTKRIPYGNKNSKEIRLIAKEICTFFVDKNLDALLVACNTTNACALDILEDNLKVPCFDLINSVSEIVDKQIIGVLATQRTVRSSYYKKAINAKKGNTIIFQQECPEFVSEIEKEKLNLDKLNSLSDLYLRPLINKNIEELILGCSHYPLIYDFFRKKLDSNIKIIDPSVALIKKFNESFAISKTTSYESLFYENVDFFVTSEKDKFLKKVKFWFEINKEIRLVNLRSNV from the coding sequence GTGATACTTAAAATAGGTATATTTGATAGCGGAATAGGTGGTTTTACTATCCTTAATTCTTTACTAAAAACACGTAAAGATGTAAAAGTTTTTTATTTGGCGGATACAAAAAGAATACCTTATGGGAACAAAAATTCTAAAGAGATTAGATTAATTGCAAAGGAGATTTGTACATTTTTTGTTGATAAGAATTTGGATGCACTTTTAGTTGCTTGTAACACTACAAATGCGTGTGCGCTTGATATTCTAGAAGATAATCTAAAGGTCCCTTGTTTTGATCTTATAAATTCAGTATCTGAAATAGTTGATAAACAAATAATAGGTGTCCTAGCAACACAAAGAACTGTTCGATCATCGTATTACAAGAAAGCTATAAATGCTAAAAAAGGAAATACGATAATATTTCAGCAAGAATGTCCAGAATTTGTATCTGAAATTGAAAAAGAAAAATTAAATCTTGATAAGTTAAATAGCCTTTCAGACTTATACTTAAGACCACTAATAAACAAAAATATTGAAGAATTAATCCTTGGATGTAGTCACTATCCTCTAATTTATGACTTTTTTAGAAAAAAATTAGATTCAAATATAAAAATTATTGATCCATCTGTAGCTTTAATAAAAAAATTTAATGAATCTTTTGCTATTTCAAAAACTACCAGCTATGAAAGTCTTTTTTATGAAAATGTAGATTTCTTTGTTACTTCAGAAAAAGATAAATTTTTAAAAAAAGTAAAATTTTGGTTTGAAATTAATAAAGAAATTAGGTTAGTAAACCTCCGAAGCAATGTTTGA
- a CDS encoding carbon-nitrogen hydrolase family protein, protein MTDFLVAALQITSTSNVEANFTEAEEQIELAARRGAELIGLPENFAFLGGDDEKLRLASELSVKCTNFLKTMSQRYQVFLLGGGYPVPAGDDSHTFNRSALFGKDGQILAKYDKIHLFDVDLPDGNLYKESSTILSGAEYPPVVDVPGLCKIGLSICYDVRFPELYRYLSSNGAELIMIPAAFTAFTGKDHWQILLQARAIENTAYVVAPAQTGIHYGRRQSHGHAMVIDPWGTVLSDAGKTQGAAIAPADKERVKKIREQMPSLKHRKNKLFSN, encoded by the coding sequence TTGACTGATTTTTTGGTAGCTGCATTACAAATTACGAGTACTTCAAATGTTGAAGCAAATTTTACTGAAGCAGAAGAACAGATTGAATTAGCTGCTAGAAGAGGTGCTGAGTTAATAGGATTGCCTGAGAATTTTGCTTTTTTAGGAGGAGATGATGAAAAACTTAGATTAGCTTCTGAATTATCAGTGAAGTGTACAAATTTTCTAAAAACCATGTCACAAAGATATCAAGTATTTCTATTGGGAGGAGGGTATCCTGTCCCTGCTGGTGATGATAGTCATACTTTTAATAGGTCAGCTTTATTTGGGAAAGATGGACAGATTTTGGCAAAATACGACAAGATTCATTTGTTTGATGTTGATTTGCCAGATGGAAATCTATACAAGGAATCATCCACTATTTTATCTGGAGCAGAGTATCCACCTGTTGTAGATGTCCCAGGTTTATGCAAAATAGGATTATCGATTTGTTACGACGTTAGATTTCCTGAACTCTATAGATATTTGTCTTCCAATGGTGCAGAGCTAATTATGATTCCCGCAGCTTTTACAGCTTTTACTGGAAAAGATCATTGGCAAATCCTATTACAAGCAAGAGCAATTGAGAATACAGCATATGTAGTCGCTCCAGCTCAAACTGGTATTCATTATGGAAGAAGGCAAAGTCATGGCCATGCGATGGTAATTGACCCTTGGGGTACAGTTTTATCTGATGCCGGAAAAACTCAGGGGGCTGCAATAGCACCTGCTGATAAAGAAAGAGTAAAGAAAATTAGGGAGCAGATGCCAAGCCTTAAACATAGAAAAAACAAATTGTTTTCAAACTAA
- the glmU gene encoding bifunctional UDP-N-acetylglucosamine diphosphorylase/glucosamine-1-phosphate N-acetyltransferase GlmU, whose translation MLSVAILAAGKGTRMESSLPKVLHKISGKSLLQRVIDSCAELKPDKIFVITGHKSKEVQKSIPKDKKIHVVVQEPQSGTGHAIQVLCSEVKKHEGKLLVLNGDVPLIRPTTLKRLLYLHDSKNADVSLITTKKTNPHGYGRVFLNGDFIERIVEEKDCNELERENPLINAGVYCFNWGNLSEIINTLQSNNNQKEIYLTDTISLLKNSLSLEVEDNGELQGINNRIHLSECEECIQNSIKEKHMLNGVTFINKASCSISEEAEIGKDVIIEANTHIRGNTKINSHCIIGPNTFIENSNVGLQCEISNSTVYDSQVMDHIKIGPYSHIRPNSKISSYSKIGNFVEIKNSQLEEETKVNHLSYIGDSIIGRSTNIGAGTITANFDGQKKYQTKIGKNSSIGANTVFVAPINLGESVTTGAGSVITKDSKDNSLAISRTKQVNIENWKKKKS comes from the coding sequence ATGTTAAGTGTTGCGATATTAGCGGCAGGCAAGGGCACTAGGATGGAAAGCTCATTACCAAAAGTTTTACACAAAATTTCCGGCAAAAGTCTTCTACAAAGAGTAATTGATTCATGTGCCGAATTAAAACCTGATAAAATTTTCGTTATCACTGGACACAAATCAAAAGAAGTACAAAAGTCAATCCCAAAAGATAAAAAAATCCATGTTGTTGTTCAAGAACCTCAATCAGGAACGGGTCATGCTATCCAGGTTCTTTGTAGTGAAGTAAAAAAACATGAAGGAAAACTTTTGGTACTTAACGGTGATGTGCCACTCATTAGGCCTACTACTCTAAAGAGACTTTTGTATTTACACGATTCAAAAAATGCTGATGTTTCTTTAATTACCACAAAGAAAACAAATCCTCATGGATATGGCAGAGTTTTTTTGAATGGGGATTTTATAGAGAGAATTGTTGAAGAAAAAGATTGCAATGAACTAGAAAGAGAAAATCCATTAATAAATGCAGGTGTTTACTGTTTTAATTGGGGTAACTTATCAGAAATAATTAATACCTTGCAAAGCAATAATAATCAAAAAGAGATTTACTTAACAGATACAATTTCTTTGCTAAAAAATTCTTTAAGTCTCGAGGTGGAGGATAATGGAGAGCTTCAAGGAATTAATAACAGAATTCATCTATCAGAGTGCGAGGAATGTATTCAAAATTCAATTAAAGAGAAGCATATGCTTAATGGTGTAACTTTTATAAATAAAGCAAGTTGTTCAATTAGTGAAGAAGCTGAAATTGGAAAGGATGTAATCATAGAGGCTAATACACATATAAGAGGAAATACAAAAATAAATAGTCATTGCATTATCGGTCCAAATACTTTTATTGAAAATTCCAATGTGGGATTACAATGTGAAATTTCAAACTCTACTGTTTATGATTCTCAGGTAATGGATCATATAAAAATTGGCCCTTATAGTCATATAAGACCTAATTCCAAAATATCTTCATACAGCAAAATTGGTAATTTTGTTGAGATCAAAAATAGTCAACTAGAGGAAGAAACTAAAGTAAACCATCTAAGTTATATTGGTGATTCCATTATTGGAAGATCTACAAATATTGGAGCAGGAACTATTACTGCAAATTTTGATGGACAGAAAAAATATCAAACAAAAATTGGTAAAAATTCCAGTATTGGAGCAAACACAGTTTTTGTAGCACCAATAAATCTAGGGGAATCAGTAACAACAGGTGCTGGTTCAGTGATCACAAAGGACTCTAAAGATAATTCATTAGCGATATCAAGAACTAAGCAAGTAAATATAGAGAATTGGAAAAAGAAGAAATCCTGA
- the sds gene encoding solanesyl diphosphate synthase, whose translation MNTVTELLQPVENDLDDLILELKNLIGAGHPILQAAAEHLFSAGGKRLRPGIVLLISKAISPEFCLTTKHKRLAEITEMIHTASLVHDDVVDEASTRRGVDTVHSRFNTRVAVLAGDFLFAQASWHLANLDNVNVVKLLSRVIMDLAEGEIKQNLNRFDSAQSFSKYINKSYCKTASLIANSCKAAGVLSGINDENLTSLYDFGKNIGLAFQVVDDILDFTGNDKQLGKPAVSDLASGYLTAPVLYALEENKQLSVLINRELAEKDDLDDALSIIMNSKAIESSRKLAEDFAILSKEAIVWLPDSEYKRALMALPEFVLSRIY comes from the coding sequence ATGAATACAGTAACAGAACTACTACAACCAGTTGAAAATGATCTTGATGATCTTATTCTTGAACTGAAAAATTTAATTGGAGCTGGTCATCCAATTCTTCAAGCAGCAGCTGAACATCTTTTTAGTGCTGGGGGTAAAAGACTTAGACCCGGTATCGTCTTATTAATTTCAAAAGCTATATCTCCTGAATTTTGCTTGACAACGAAACATAAAAGACTTGCAGAAATAACTGAGATGATTCATACAGCCTCTTTAGTCCATGATGATGTTGTTGATGAGGCATCTACAAGAAGAGGAGTTGATACAGTTCATAGCAGATTTAATACAAGAGTAGCTGTTTTGGCGGGTGACTTTTTATTCGCTCAAGCAAGTTGGCACCTAGCAAATCTTGACAATGTAAATGTAGTTAAATTACTTAGTAGAGTAATAATGGATTTAGCAGAGGGTGAAATCAAACAAAATTTAAATAGATTTGATTCGGCTCAATCTTTTTCCAAATACATAAACAAAAGTTATTGTAAAACAGCATCATTAATAGCCAATAGTTGCAAAGCAGCTGGAGTTTTGAGTGGGATTAATGACGAAAACTTAACTTCGCTGTACGATTTTGGCAAAAATATTGGTTTAGCATTCCAGGTTGTAGATGATATTCTTGATTTTACTGGAAATGATAAACAACTTGGAAAACCTGCTGTAAGTGATCTAGCTAGTGGTTATCTCACCGCCCCAGTTTTATATGCTTTAGAAGAAAATAAACAATTGTCAGTTCTTATAAACAGAGAACTTGCAGAAAAAGATGATTTAGATGATGCACTAAGTATCATCATGAACTCTAAAGCTATTGAAAGTTCTAGGAAACTAGCTGAGGATTTTGCAATACTTTCTAAAGAAGCTATAGTCTGGCTTCCTGATTCAGAATATAAAAGAGCTTTAATGGCTCTTCCAGAATTTGTTCTAAGCCGTATTTATTAG
- a CDS encoding 2-phosphosulfolactate phosphatase family protein, with protein sequence MNLTYYHVAKDVPETSPDIAVVIDVLRATTTISWALKNGADSIQVFADLDLLKESAMKWQVEKRLMLGERGGKKIEGFDLGNSPLSVTKKVVNGKRLFMSTTNGTKSLQKVQNAQHLFAMGLPNRKAVAEKIISLKSENVLILGSGWEGSYSLEDSLAAGALATYLKQNGDFEINILNDELQAALALWDFWKNDILKCLKTATHGKRLTSLGDYEDDFKCCSELDCLDIVPAQVERGVIRAS encoded by the coding sequence ATTAATCTTACTTATTATCACGTTGCAAAGGATGTTCCAGAAACAAGCCCAGACATTGCAGTAGTTATTGATGTTTTAAGAGCTACAACAACAATTTCTTGGGCTTTAAAAAATGGAGCTGATTCAATACAAGTTTTCGCAGATTTAGATTTATTAAAAGAATCTGCAATGAAGTGGCAAGTTGAAAAGAGACTAATGCTTGGAGAGAGAGGTGGAAAGAAGATTGAGGGCTTTGATTTAGGAAATTCTCCTTTATCAGTTACGAAAAAAGTTGTTAATGGTAAAAGATTATTTATGAGTACGACTAATGGGACTAAATCATTGCAAAAAGTTCAAAATGCACAGCATTTATTTGCTATGGGTCTCCCAAATAGGAAAGCAGTTGCCGAAAAAATCATTTCATTAAAAAGTGAAAATGTTTTAATACTTGGTAGTGGTTGGGAAGGCTCTTATTCACTTGAGGATTCTTTAGCTGCTGGTGCATTGGCCACTTACCTAAAACAGAACGGTGATTTCGAAATCAATATTCTGAATGACGAATTACAAGCTGCTTTGGCACTTTGGGATTTCTGGAAAAATGATATTTTGAAATGTTTAAAAACAGCAACCCATGGCAAAAGATTGACAAGTCTAGGAGATTATGAGGATGATTTTAAATGTTGCTCTGAACTTGATTGCTTAGATATTGTTCCAGCTCAAGTTGAAAGAGGTGTGATTCGTGCCTCATGA